Part of the Nicotiana sylvestris chromosome 5, ASM39365v2, whole genome shotgun sequence genome is shown below.
ggtattttctgtgataagattgacaaaaaagggtggtaaaccagtgacaagcaGGATCTTCccagcagaaatcaaagttatcatggcaagcgaTGGAGCAGTGGACCTCAAagccaaggccagtgatttaaatcaggaaagaacagcatgcgcactgagtggatggcaattgacgtgctttgggattcatgagaaacacaaaggttcagtacATGTCAATGCAAGAGCACAATGTAacagatgaatggtattgggtttgaacggatcagaggtattttccgtgataagggtgatatagaaagtggttaatcaataaacaagcaaggtcgtcgagtggaaatcagttatcatgggaagtgaaggagcaatcgcccttaaagtcaaggccacaaaccaaccaccacatttttaaactgataagatttttctttgatttgaaacaggggcagaaaatctCGTTTGTTTCAGAGAAACCATCTGCAAGGAAAGGTAAGCACCAGGCAGGTTTGACCTTAAAtatttaggaccctcctggaaaatgggacctagtttaaaaatcaaaacaatcatgagtagcaaaatctagcataaatgtaccccaaggaatataagttggtttcaaagtttgcatgtttgagataagatttaattaggagttttcaggaccctcctgaataatgagacttagttttaagatttccattagataacaagatgtagcggaaGTAATACCTTTACAAGACATAATTTAGACTAAAAATTGTCATTTaaataggagttgtcaggacccctcctggataacgagatctagctttcaaattcttgataatgtttggtaacatgattcagtttaacactcacaaatgTGCTCAACTACCAAACTggagcagaaaattttctttgttttgtctatttttgttgaaagcaggcacccacttggagaacatggAGAAGCAATTccagttcagcaatcaggcacccacctggagagcacgggaatacaattcaagttcagcagttaggagcccacctggagagcatgggaatacaattcaagttcggcagtcaggtgcccacctggagagcacggaaatacggttcaagttcagcagtgaggcgcccacctagagagcacgggaatacagttcaagttcagcaatcaggagcccacctggagagcacgggaatacagttcaagttcagcaatcaggcgcccacctggagagcacgggaatacagttcaagttcagcaatcaggcgcccacctggagagcacgggaatacagttcaagttttggcaatcaggcgtccacctagataAAAGGAAAGCATCTTAGATTATAATTcgagtttagcaatcaggcgtccacctgaagaaaagagAAAGTGTCTCAGAtcacaattcaagtcggcaataAAGGGATTTCATctagaaaatacaagtcaacaaggcaacagtaattacaagatcaagtttgaagatatagatatgattattgtaatgcatagatcatagttcagtctagcttcttttattttgtcatggtgtaataaggaagtcaGTAAGTagtagcacctgcagctagcaaacgtcaaggttcaaatccaaagtctgcataaagaatcattcaagactcaagatcaagcttcagaagacttatagataggaatcttgtaacttgtagttgacaggcttagctagtcttttcatcttttgattttttgatgtaataaaaggaccgcagaccggaatctcggcggaacggcacctcgactggttctccacctcggcatactccatcatctcactcacctctgaactacacgtggcctgattcctttatagccaaggatatgtaggcagctcagatacagGGCTCGGTCATATTcccctttcttttagttttagtctctccaaataagggtcgggtcaaaaaatctgtctagtcgttctttatctgaaaatacttcgtattttcagtcaaagaggggcagctgtaaacatgtgatttttgaccctccccaagattttttatattttagaacgtaaatatttaatttaggcctaatatagctatttcaactaatattactcttttactttattttattacaagaaaataaaaattacaaaaaaatagtttcattaatattttgtagtcatttttaatcttggaaaataccaaaaaatagttttgtgttaaCGGTCAgccttattttaatagttattttacttaagtaggattaattaataaatgagatcgtatttttaatctcgttcgcggggaaagaataaaactcgGGCTCGAactacccatttttaggcctaattttgaacctagcccataattcctaggctcatacccccTAACCTAAAAAATTCTATAAAACAATTAGACCCTAGACCTAACAAAGAGACCTGACACACAGAAAAAGGAGATGGGCATCAGCTTCTTCAAGAAGAACAAAGCAGCAGTCGCATCTCTACACCTCCATGCTGTCACGAAAAACCCAGTGACACCTCTCCCTTCTCTATATAATCATTTTCTTCTTAAGAGCAAGCAAACCTTTCAATCCTTCCCAGAAAATCTTTCTTCATTAACTTATGATTTGTTTCGTCTCCTAAAATTTGCAATAGAGAAAACTCATAAAGATTCCAAATCGGAGCTCCGGTGACCTTTCGATTTTGACCCTCTTAAATAGTGTGTTTCTTCGAAAATAGAACTTTGAACGAGTATTCTGGTCTAAGTGGAGAGGGTCGATTTGTTGTTGGCACGGGGTTTTGTTCATGATCCGTCGTGTTTGTGTCCCCGTTAGCTTCGTTGGCCGCTACTCAATTAAAGGTCTATTCTTCACTTTATTTCTTCTTATATTTTCAGGTTTCATAATTGTTTTGGTGTTTGAACGGAACATTTGTTTGGCATGTGTTGATAAAATAGGAATATACATGTCTTAGGCCTAATGTTTGCAAGCTTCAGTTACTATTCACTCTTTCGATTCCATTTCACTTAGTGGGTTTTATTTCTTAACTTTCTTTTTCCTTAGTTAGAGATTCCTAGTAATTTTTCATATGAAGTTGAATTTTAATTTGGATGGCAGTGGTTCGTGAGCTTGAGTGATTTCGAAAAGGAAGTAACAGTACGTAATTGATTTGAGAAGAGAACATAATTACTTAACTTAGAGTTGGTGTGAGTTAAAATAAGCTGAGTTTTCTCCGTGGATATTTTTGAAAGAGGCTGCTGCTTTTGGACGTTGCCTGAAACGAACACCATCTTTGAAAGTTGTAGAGAAAATCAAAGATTATCAATAAAATGAAGTGGGTGTTGGCTAATTTATTAAAAGAAGCTGTTTTGACACTTTGAATATTAGTTTGTAGAAAGTCTTGTAATTTTGGCGTGAACATTGAAATGACAGTTATGTAAGAAATGGTCAAAGGAAAATAGGAGAACTACTGGTTGTGTATTGTTTTCTTTTCCTACGCGTTTTTATGTTGGTTTATTTGTTTATCCTTTGGATGACTTTGACGCTACTGGTATCTTATTTGCCTATgtgaataaattaattaaaaccttGATCTTGCTCTTGtccttttttttttagttttctgtTGTTTCCTTTGGTTACTTATAAGTGCGTAGAATTTTAAACTGAAAAATAATATTCCAAAGTTGCTATATTTTTCTTGTCAGTAGTACTTCATGATATAGTCAATATGTATTAGCATGTCTTTATCCTAGAGAAAAGGTGAATATACTATGGACTTGAAAAGCACTAATAATTCTTAACATAGGAAAATAACtcaaatgcgctagttgctttaggcacgattaatAAACCATAGtgattatgggtacggttcccatgatgtagttacgatgcctaattccaaaattcgggggtgcatttcatgtgacccgatcataacaacttcgaataataaaacaatttggaataattcgaggcgtgccatgccaaataaaatcccgaaacccatggccctcactcaattaattttaatccttagaaatcgaggcgtgccatttagttgaatttccatggccctcccAAACTTGAAAATGCGCAGTTattttaggcgcgctatttaataatttatcttcctaaactcgggtgcgcatttatgtgacccaaatccaaatctcgacaatgttatataaaatgtgttgcggattgcgggtgcatttatgtgacgcggttcaagacatattttaaatgacgttgcaatcttcctaaaaatgaataagagcggttaataagttaaaatggcaccataggctaaaacatgtattaaaatcagataatatgccaattataacagttgagcgaccgtgctagaaccacggaactcgggaatgcctaacaccttctcctgagttaacagaattccttacccgaatttctatgTTTGCGgaatgtaatacagagtcaatcttttcctcgattcgtgatttgaaccggtgacttgggacaccataaattatcccaagtggcgactctaaacttaaataaataaataaatcttgttttgattgtcacttaaattggaaaaaactcccttatacccttacgGGGGTGTAGTAAAACGGAGGTGTGacacctactccaacttccgaaaatctaatccgaccccgatatcaaaattttcattgccggccaaaatcgccaaaattctaactttcgccaattcaagcctaattctaccacggacctccaaataatattccggacacgctcctaagtccaaaattacctaacgaagctaacagaaccatcaaaatttaaatccaaggtcgtttacacataagtcaacatccggtcaactttttcaacttaagctttcaattaagagactaTCTGTCTCAATTCACTCTAACACCACTCCGGATCCTAACCAACTAATCCGGTATATCATAATATAGTTGTAGAAcacaaaaaaataggaaatagggGAACGGGactataactctcgaaacgaccgatTGAATCATTACAAAGATTGGGTTTATGTCAAGATTCAACCGTACAGGCAGCTTACCATGTCTCAGCATCACTTTAACAAGCTTTCTGCCAAGTACTATGGTCCATATATGGTGGAGTAGAAGGTAGGTTCAGTGGCATACAAGCTAGTCCTTCCAACTGAGCTTATGTTGCACCCCACATTTCATGTCTCTTTGCTCAAGGCTTGCTATGAAGTACCAACTCAGATTTCTCACCCTCTAGTACTAAACCTTGCCAGTCTATATTGCCCTCAGCTAAAAGTGGTGCTCGATAGGAGAATGATACAGAAAGGTGGTAAGGTTGTTGCTCAACTTTTAATTCAATGGGATTAGATGTCAGAAGATCGAGCAACATGAGAGGATGCCAAAATTATCAGATTGAGGTTTCCAAACTTCCTTCCTTGAGGATAAGGAAGATGTTAACAAGGGGGAATTGCTACCAGTTTGGCTTGGGATGAGAAGTGGATCCTTTTTATTATTCACAATTGCTTAGCCCATATGATAATACTAGTATAtgttactccctccatttcatattaaatgaggtactttcctttttagtctgttccaaaataaatgacacatttctaaatttggaaataattcaactttaaactctttcattttacccatttacccttaatgagaagcttttatagccacacaaatgtcatggccccacaaactttttaccccttaagcttttaagaccacaagtttcaaaaatcttcttttttcttaaactctgtaccgagtcaaactacctcatttaAAATGAAACGAAGGGAGTATTATATTTACACATTCAACactttatttccttttatttctAGTTTTGCCTAAGAGTTAGTTATGCCAGCTCAGCCACTATCACGTGGACTGAGCTGTGGAATTCCAATCCCACCATATAGCTTGTAGCCCAGCTCAAGAGCACCTATTGTGAAGTGAATGCactctgttattttcctttctctctcttattttctcttaaTTCCCTCTTAGGGTATCATTTGCGAAGGTTCAATTGAGTGCTCACACTCAATATTCAGGAGTAAAAGCTACAAAACTTTGTACGGCTCGCTATGTTTCTATATGGGAGCACTAAGCCCCCAAAACTGCATTACTTACCTAAGACCCTTTAACAAATTTCTACCTTATTCACAAGttcaaaaattttattttatgtataagGTTTCACTAACATGAGGCGTAAGTTAGGAAATCTTATCGGGAACATATCTCATATCCGCTGGACTTGAGAAGTCACATCTTTTCTTGGAACTTATCATAATGGGTCTCATCTGAGTAGTAGGTGTCCAAGTTGGAGGGTGGTGCAGCCACAGTTATGTCTGTAAACGCTGATTGAGTGAAAGAAGCATTTTCCTTAGTATGATTGCAATGGGGCAATCTTTTATGATATGGCTCGACTATTTCTCTCAGTAATATGCTAATCAATCAAATAATTCAATAAAGCAGATTTCCAAAATTTATAATGTATATTTTTCTGTATATAGAAAATGTTTACTGATGggacttttaatttttttttcatatcgCAAAATTAAATACCtaacttttaaaattttaaaaataataatgttgCTTTAGAAGTCATGAGACTTTTAAAAATAGTTGCCTTCATATCCAAAGTCACTTATTTGATTAAACTTTTGATTGTTAATCTTCGTATGTAGGTTCAGATGATCTACATTGATCATTCACAAAAACTAGCTTGTAGTTTATTCATTCATGTATAATTATTTATTCAACTGAAAAGGCCTAAAAATGCCACTTCTTACAGAAATGATCTATCTATGCAATCTGTTAAAAGGTCTCTATTTCCATGCCTTTATCGTTATACTTTTGGCCTATTTATGCCACTTATTGCCAAACAGTCCCACTTTTTTgcttttaaataattaaaattaatttttcGACCCCACATTTCATGTGTCTTTATATTACTGGTTCTTCTTTACCCGACCTTACATTTCTTTTTACCCCAGTTATGTTTAATAAACCATGCCACCACATCTAGGAGGAGCTAATGCAGTCAATTTCTGAATACTCTACTGCCCTGCATCCCAGAAATATGAAACTGGAACTTTGCCAGGTTTGCCACCACCAGCTCTATGGTTAGCTGGTGGAGATTGTTCTCTATCATTAGGCACACCTCTCCACCAAATTTCAGACAATTCCACTGTGGGGATCACCGTCTCCGACGAGCTGCAGATCTCCGGTATAACAGAAATGACCGACCATGGAGTTTCAGGTATTCATTTGGGGAAAACTCGATACTAATCTGCTAGCCCTGATGAGGAGAACCTGTTTGCACCTCCAATTTCACATGGGTATCAACCACCAGCTTCAATTTTGGAATCAAAGATCACTGGCAGTGCGAACACACCAGGTGTTCGACAAAATGGTACTTTCATTTCTGGGCCAAATTGTGGCCAGCTAACCATTGGAATTTCTTCTACAACACCTAAGGAGCAGGCTTGCAAAGTTTCAGACCAATCCAACAAGGGAATTGATCACCACGATCAGATAAAGACCCTAGAAATGCACCAGTTGGCCGAAGATGATGTTCCGGCGATCCAAAATGGCCAAGGCCAATGCCAAATTGTTTATTATGCTGAGGAGATTGATTATGTTCAATCAGACTACCATAACAATAAATCAATCGACGCATCAATGCAAAAAATGACTTCACCAGACTTAACTGTTTCAGAACTGAAGTGAAGGAATTAGGGGTTGGGTTAAAACATAACCAGGGTTAAAAGAAATGTATGTCCAGGTAAAGAACAACCAATAATATAAAACACATGGAAATATAGTGACAAAAAATTAATTCtaattatttaaaaacaaaaaagtgGAACCGCTTGGCATTAAATGGCATAAATAGGGCAAAAGTATAACGTTAGTGGATGGAAATAGCGACCTTTTAAAGGATGGCATAAATAGGCCATTTCTGTAAGTTAGTGGCATTTTTAGGCTTTTTCCGCTTATTCAAagctttattttataaaaaaaaattaggcCAAACTCATAAGCGGCCCATTTAAGTTGGCTCCGCTTTTCATTTTGACACCTCTAGTCAAACTTTTTCCTTTTTGACACTCCAACCCTTTACCTCATGTGTCTTTTAAACACAAAACACTGACCTGTCACATTGAGTGAGCCTCGTCACCCAGGTCACGCGTGAGGCCTCTGGGAGGGGTAAAATCACTACCCTTTTCACGGTATTAAATTTTACCGTTGGAGTCCCATTTATACCTCACTTTCCCCTACCCTTTCTCCGTTATGAGATGTaaaaaaaatccctaattctcAAAAGCTCCATCGCCATGAATATTTAAAGGTTGCTTTCTTTTCTGCAATTTGTCGAAGCTTTAGTCGAAATTAATAGGAAAGCGAACTGTATTGCCCTAATTTGTtagttgcttcttcttcttccctgaTTTTTAACTCGAACTCCATAGCCCCAATTTGTtagttgcttcttcttcttctttcctgaTTTTTAACTCGAACTCCATAGCCATGTCGGAAAGAGCAGAGGGTTCTCAACACAAATTGACTGGAACTGATTGCAAACTCACTGCAATAACAGCTGAAATTCTGAAATTTAACAACACAAATTTAAGAACAGAACATTGGTGATATGTAAAGCAAACAATGACGGTCTACTGTAAGAATCGATCCAAACAAAAACTGAACAAAATGAAATACAAATGAAATTTCAAACAAAATTTGGATTATCTGGCCTTCAAACGAACGAACAAAGACTGAGAATCCATGGTTTCATCtcctagggcttgggattttggttTAGCGGGGTGAGAGAGACGATGTGTGCTTTTGGGAAATTAAGTGGGTGTGGGTTATTTTACTTATTAAGTGGGTGGGTTATTTTCACGGGTGCGGGTTATTTTAATGGGGCAGGTTATTTACATGGTACGGGATCATATTTTCTGATAGGGAGTTACGTGGATAATTAATCCAAGTGGCAGAAAATAATTTGCTAAGTTTACATGTGGGCATCAGTTATGAACACGCGCCTGAGTTATAAGCACATGTCAGTGTTTTGTGTTTAAATGACACATGAGGTCAGGGGTTAAAGTGTCAGAATGGAAAAGGTCCGAGTaaaaatgccaaaatgaaaagCGGAACCAACTTAAAGGTGCCGCTTATGAGTTTAGCCAAAAAAATTATGTTCATATGTTGCATAACTCGGTGTACACGTGATACAACATGCCGAGAAACTAATTTATAGAAAAAATATGTTGGAGAGGTGACTATGTATTCTCCCTATGTTAAATGCACGAGTCCAGTAGATTACATACTAAAAGTGCATTTCTCTTATCTGAATTATTCAAAGAGGTACCAGCAACACCTGTCTAACTATGGGGCCAATTAGAATGTTCAATTCCCTGTCCAAGATGGAAAAAACTATCATAGCAGCATTCATCTCTGGATTCTGGTATGCATTTAGGACAAGAAAAAGAGAAGTACAGAAGTGACCAATAATTGAATTTGACTCCAAATTGAATGTGAAATTAGTGGACCTTATATCATGAAATGCATGTAGGTAGATTAACCCTCTAATCAAGAAAATCCACTGATCTCACAACGCCTTTCTTTGACTGGAAAGTGGGAGACTAAGTGGGCATTTCGACTTAAAAATTGTGAAATTTCGGGAAAAAATTACACCCTTcatttcatattaaatgaggtagtttgactcggcacggagtttaagaaaaaagaagaagacttttgaaacttgtagtcttaaaagtttaaggggtaaaaagtttTTGGGGCCGtgatatttgtgtggctataaaagtttctcattaaggggtaaatgagtaaaataaaagagtttaaagttgaattatttctaaatttagaaatatgTCATTTGTTTTTAAACAGACTAAAAATgaaagtacctcatttaatatgaaacggaggaaGTATTTTTTTATAAGTGAAAATGATATATGAAAATTAGAGGTGTGTTTGGATATGAATACAATTTTGagctgtttttgaatttttgtaagtgatttgaaatgaaattctgaaaaacatttttttggcgttttccaaatttctgaaaaattcaaaattcaacatcaagtgaaatttgaaattttcatggCAAAAAACTGActccaaaaaaaattaaaaattttccgaaaaaaattaaattttttaacGGTCAAACGGGCCCTTAGAATTAAAAATCAACCAATGAGTCCATCAAAGAATGCAAGGAAATTTCCAAGTCAATCAGTCACTATGGTGGAATTAGTCCTTTATTCTAAGTCAAAAGAAATTGCTACTGCAGGTTGTGACTTCTTTTTATCTTGTTTCACTCATGGCCGCATATTCAAATGAAATTTCATTTCACTACTGATTCAAAGGTCAAGTCAGTAGTTAATGAGAAGCTTCATATTGGTGGATTGGTTGCGTTCaaccttttctttcccttttttatttGCCCTTTTCAATTTTGTCAGCCATATAAAATCAGATTTCTTGATCCTTTTCATAAGAAATATAaaggagaaaaataataatagcaTATCTTCGTTATCATCATGCAGTAGAGCTCTTAGAATTAAGGTAACAAAGTCCTAAGAGCCATGGATTTGACATGGGCAACACTTATAGTTGCTCTATTTGTATATGTCTTATATGAGCTGCTAAACATCAAGAAGAGAAAAAGGTTTCCTCCAGGTCCAAAAGGGCTTCCCATTTTAGGACATCTTCATTTGTTAGGTAAAAATCCACACCAAGATTTACAAAAACTAGCCAACAAACATGGTCCGATTATGTATATGCGATTGGGATTAGTACCTACAATTGTTGCCTCGTCTGCTGATGCAGCCGAGAAAGTCCTCAAGACATATGATCACATCTTTGCTAGTAGGCCTCACCACGAGGCATCTCAGTATATGGCTTATGGCCAGAAGAATTTGATTTTTGCAAAGTACGGACCATATTGGCGTAATATGCGCAAATTGTGCACCGTGCACCTTTTGAGTAGTCATAAGATCAATTCGTTTCAGTCCATGAGAAAGCAACAAGTTCAACTTCTGATTGATTCACTTAAAAGGGAAGCTCATGATCACGTTGCTGTTGATCTTAGTGCAAAGATTACGTCCTTGAATGCCAACTTGACTTGCTTAATGGTATTTGGAAAGAAGTATATGGATGCGGACTTGGATAAAAGGGGATTCAAAGCTGTAGTTCAAGATGTTGTGCATTTAGCAGCAACACCAAATCTTGGAGATTTTTTCCCCTTTCTTGGTGTTATTGATCTCCAGGGACTCACTCGCAAGCTCAAAGATCTTTCAAAGGTGTTTGATGAGTTTCTTGAGAAGATTATTGATGATCATGTTCAGTCTCATGACGATAAACAAACCAAGGACTTTGTCGACACCATGATGGAGATTATGCAATCAGGAGAAGCAGAGTTTCAATTTGATTGTCGAAATATAAAAGCTATCCTCTTGGTATGTACTGCTATCCCATTTTATCAATACTAATATAAGCTCAAGAAATCACAAATTTTAAGATTATTGCTTATTTCATTAATTATTTCCCTCTTTTCAATACAGGACATGCTTATGGCTGCAATTGACACTTCAGCAACATCAGTAGAATGGATATTGACAGAGCTTCTTAGACACCCTCATGTGATGAAGAAACTCCAAAAAGAGTTGGAAGAACTTGTAGGAATTGAAAAGATGGTAGAAGAATCAGACTTGGAGAATTTGAAGTACTTAGATATGGTTGTAAAAGAGGGCCTGAGGCTGCATTCCATAGTGCCAATAATGCATCATGAGGCCATGGAAGATTGTGTAGTCGATGGCTTTCACATACAAAAGGGATCCCGAATCATGATAAATTGTTATGCAGTTCAGAGGGATCCAAATGTTTGGCCTGAGCCTGAGAAGTTTTTCCCAGAGAGATTTGTTGGGAGCAACGTAGATACTCGTGGACGTGATTTTCAACTTTTACCATTTGGCTCTGGTAGAAGAAGCTGCCCTGGAATGCAGTTGGGGATTACCATTGTTAGCCTTGTGGTTGCACAATTGGTGCATTGCTTTGATTGGGAGATTCCAAATGGTATGCAGCCTCTTGATTTAGACATTGATGAGCAGTTTGGGTTAGTAACATGCAAGGAAAAGCCTTTGATGGCTATTCCTACTTATAGACTAAAGGAATGATGCAAATACATTGCAGATGTAAGAGAACTAGTTTCTCTAAACTTTACATTTTATTTTCCTTAGCTACTGATAATATTACACAAGCGATCTACTCCAAAGTTTTGTGATTGTTGTATATTTTCCCCGCTATTCTACAAATCTATATTGACAATAAATCTATGCCTAACTAGATGGGAATTCGCCAGTAATCTCATTATGCACACAATTATTATTggccttttcttttcttgtttcccttTTTACTATGTGTAGTGACGTCCAATTCTACTCTCGCAATGAAAGTAGTACGGTAGCAGCAATAATAAATACAAAGGTTGGGGTCGAATAAATACAAAGGTTGTGTATCCAAACGAGTGCAAGCTTGATGTTTCCTATTGTAACTCCAAACAATAAATTAAAGTTGATTGCAATTATTTCTAAAGTTATAGTTAAAACTGCCAAATTACTTACAAAGGAATTAAAGCGAACACGAAGCATGCAACCGAAAATGGTTTGTTTTTTACAAAGAGAACCGGGGCTATAACCTCAAAATGGCATAATTAGTTCACGTGTATACTTAGCTTGCCTAAATATTTTGATTAGTGATTATGGTCCTTTGTTAGCTACCCACTAGAATTTTTCAATTCAAGCTTATCCCTAGAAAGTCTTTTCAAACCCGAATGAATGCTTTAAAAGCCAATTGGTAGTGACCCAAGTAGGAGTCTTCCTTTTCATAGTTTGATTTCATTAATCAAGCTTTATTAATTTCTTAATATGCTGAAATCCTTGCCGCTTGTTAACTACTCAATCAAATTTCCACTAATCCaagaaagaaatagaaaataaagGGCCCAATCTAGTGTTTGCACTCGCTAAATAAACGTTAAGCATAAAAATAAGTAGAAAATCACAACCCAAGTAGTAATAAGCAAGTTAAACAAATATGCGTTGACATTGATGCtattgttgggaataaacccctcgCCAAactaatattcacggtaataaaagtggaataataatgtagcaccgagatacggtaattaacaagaataaaagagtaacaacgacaccaagatttttacgtggaaaacccttttaataagggaaaaaaccacggtcccgagaggagcaactgatatcactat
Proteins encoded:
- the LOC104230987 gene encoding cytochrome P450 71AU50-like, which translates into the protein MDLTWATLIVALFVYVLYELLNIKKRKRFPPGPKGLPILGHLHLLGKNPHQDLQKLANKHGPIMYMRLGLVPTIVASSADAAEKVLKTYDHIFASRPHHEASQYMAYGQKNLIFAKYGPYWRNMRKLCTVHLLSSHKINSFQSMRKQQVQLLIDSLKREAHDHVAVDLSAKITSLNANLTCLMVFGKKYMDADLDKRGFKAVVQDVVHLAATPNLGDFFPFLGVIDLQGLTRKLKDLSKVFDEFLEKIIDDHVQSHDDKQTKDFVDTMMEIMQSGEAEFQFDCRNIKAILLDMLMAAIDTSATSVEWILTELLRHPHVMKKLQKELEELVGIEKMVEESDLENLKYLDMVVKEGLRLHSIVPIMHHEAMEDCVVDGFHIQKGSRIMINCYAVQRDPNVWPEPEKFFPERFVGSNVDTRGRDFQLLPFGSGRRSCPGMQLGITIVSLVVAQLVHCFDWEIPNGMQPLDLDIDEQFGLVTCKEKPLMAIPTYRLKE